In Megalobrama amblycephala isolate DHTTF-2021 linkage group LG9, ASM1881202v1, whole genome shotgun sequence, the sequence atatatatatatatatatatatatatatatatatatatatatatatatatatatatatatatatatatatatatatatatatatatatatatatatatatatatatatatataatccttttttttattttttattataaagtctatattttttttactcttcaaatttctaatttattaaatacaaaaaacaattCCATAAAATAAAGACTTGGCAGCAACTTTATTCTGTAATCCTAtttcattttacaaatattaGACAACTGTTTATACCTAGATGGTAGACTAAGACTAAGAATAGGAATTCTGTGCTCAGGCACCGGCATTCTCAGCACTGTTAAAGTCCTGCTTGAATCCCCCTGATTGAAGTCTTAAGTATATTTTCTGCACTATTCTTTTACAGTTAAAGCACAGAATAATGCTGTCAGCATGCTATGACATAAAAAACCTTTTTGCACCCTTATATAAGTATAATCTCATTTATTTGCTCATTTCCTTTCTACCTGGAtcattccccccccccccccccccgcaTTTTCTGTGTACTTGAGGAGCAATCATTTTTTTCAGTCATTTGCTAGTTACATTTTGGTTTCTGTATTTATCTAAACCCCACCCCCCTTGAATATATTGTCGGGTGGAAGTTTTCACCTATAAAAAATCAGCCGTTCATTTATAACCTAAAACTGACAATTTTGGTACACATTTTGTTGAAGTGGTTCTAAGAAAACgcttaatgtttgtttttgttgttatttggGTCAATCCAACTATTCCAGAACAATAGTCTGCAACCTATAGTCAAATATGCTTCCCTAATAGGGGAACAAGTAAATCTGATTTCCTTAATTGAGATCCTAATAAGCAACAGTGTTTGTTTCATGTCTTCAGGCTGTCTATAATCCCATCATTTGTGGTGCTTTATGCTGTATTATTCTCATCAGCTTTGAATGAATGAAGCTGACTAACCTCTTCAGCATGTTTTTACTGGCATTGCCAAGATGACTCACCGTCCTGTCTCCCGCTCTCAACTTCTCGCGTGACACCCTACAGTCTAAATGAGGGGAGTTTCCCCACCATTTGCACTACCTTTAGGGTCTGTAAGGTAGATTGAAGCCTCTTTCTcgcttgttaaaaaaaaaaaaaaaaaaaaaaaaaaaaaaaacagctggtGTCTGAGGGGAATGGCCAAATGTTACTGCTGGTTTGTAAAATGTAGCATTTTCTTGAACTTTACATGCTTGGCTTGTTTTATGTAGTgtttttttagttgtttttttatgtagtgttttttttatccTGATTAGAGAGATATatatctataatatatatatattaattatacttttttttttttttttttttttttttttattctttgtcTACAGGTTTGGAATTCGCTCAGACTGAGGGATTGACAACAACGATGGCTACCCAGTGTGAGTATTTTTCCAAGTTAGTCTTTCAGTTTATCTGCATTCTTGTCCAATGACTGTGCTGCTTAACGCAACCACAAAAACACAGATAAGCCAAAAAAGAACAGGTTTATTCACtgaatgatttcagttaacCCTCAGAGAGCCAGTATATCAAACACTACATAAATGCCCCTTTTTTAAACTAAATGTACTAATTGTATCAAACTTggttattcaaataaaaaaaaataaaaaaaactttataacaTCATTAACACTTTAAGACCGGATGGAGCATCGGCGCTCCcttttgcgtgtctctctttaagagccaataaaaactgaacccatataggtagcacaaaaaaattattttttgcatacaaaaccagagactttaCACGTTCAGATCAAGTCTCCAACATCCTTCTGTTGCGTTATTTTCACCCTCTGAGTCTGAGTGatgtgtttacaacaaaaacagcacagccactaactgaatacaaatatgtagatttcatatgctcattatttaaagcagattctcacgattaaaatgaacccaaaatcaacataatattGCGTTGATCGCAAGATATTACTCATAGAATGATTTatcatacttggctaaaaacatgtctctcatctttccgggatacagtgtgtatccaatgttcccggacccatccatgttcgttttccaacgtggaataacccAAAACATGTTATCAtcttaaagcttagaaactcagctttttaatgcatctaaccattttgaaaaactcctaacgagtgctgagaagtgcCTCTAAACCAGAGTTTACCGCCCATGGGTGCCATCTGGCTgcgaaaaaattaataatttattcaactatactttatgctatcaccacaaaatttgaaccagatgcaacTCGcatgtaggagagcatcaccaaaaaagaatttttctCTGATCTTATTGCCTTCCTGAGTTACtcaatgtcaaaaaaaaaaaaattattttaaaaaaaaattataacttTTTATCAGTTTCTCAGCATGAACATGTCCCAATGTAATAACTTGgtgttctatcaaatgatacctaccttttgactctccttgctatagttttggagttatgagtctttacttttgtgtatgtcgctcaaaaaaaaaaaaactaagacctggagccttcaggtcttaaagggttaaactacagcaaataaaaataaattggtttcacacttaatgtAGTTACTGTAATGTTGCAAGAATGTATGCTTTGCTGAAATGGCAGTAAAGTTTCAGGCCTTGGAAAAATTCATCACATACTTTACTGCCTGTTCAGTGAGATGTAAGACTATTGTGTGCTCCTGAAACTCTAGCGTAGCAGAGGTCTGCTGAGGAGAACCAGACAAAATTGTTTGATTGGAACAACATAAAATTGAATGTCTTTGTATCGGTCTCCTGTAGCTGACCTTATGGAGCTTGATATGGCCATGGAGCAGGATCGTAAAGCTGCTGTGAGTCACTGGCAGCAGCAGTCCTACCTGGATTCAGGTATTCACTCTGGAGCCACCACCACAGCACCATCTCTGTCAGGCAAAGGCAACCCTGAAGAGGAGGATCTGGACAACCAGGTGCTGTATGAGTGGGAGCAGGGCTTCAACCAGCCTTTCACACCTGAGCAGGTGGCAGGTATGTAGCTGTATTTGCTTCCAACACACTATGATGCCTGTAttggactaaaaatgaaaatgagagcCCTTCTACCTGGGTATTTACAGTCTTACAGTTTTCCTGCCTGCTTCCTGTCTGGCTAAATCACAAACTTCCTCTCTTAGACCTGGATGGGCAGTATGCCATGACCCGTGCCCAGCGTGTCCGTGCTGCCATGTTTCCTGAGACTCTTGATGAGGGCATGCAAATCACTTCTACCCAGTTTGACTCTGCACACCCTACCAATGTTCAGCGACTGGCTGAGCCTTCACAAATGCTCAAACATGCCGTTGTCAATCTTATTAACTACCAGGATGATGCGGAGTTGGCCACCAGAGCCATTCCTGAGCTCACCAAACTTCTCAATGATGAGGACCAGGTTAGGAATGTTCCAATACTTCATGTTTGTTTCCCAAGGTGTTCTTTTATAGCGATTAAAATTGCACTTTCCTTTGACAAGACATTAGGGACTCCTGGGAATGTTTATTTGCAGCTGAAGCTaaaaatggaagatgttttGGCAAGAGCCttcattaagattatttttagtCATACAGTGAAAGTTTGAAGCAATGACAATGCTGTCTGAATCAACTGAAGTTTTCTTTTTGGATGTTGTCAATTTCACAAGGTAACGGTAGCCTGTTTGCGGATGTGAGGTTGGCAGAGCGATTCACTAGTTTGAAGTGACCCTTGAAAGATTTCTCCATTTTATAATCAAAAGTCCCTTCAATTGAGTCACTTCAATTTCTGTGGTTGATCTGTGTCTGCAGTTATGCTAAACCTCACTGATAAATGACAAGTTGCCAAAATCCAGCAGTTTCAAATTCACTCCATCTTCATACCCTAAAAAACTCACTCTCGCTGTCCAGGTGGTGGTGAACAAAGCTGCAGTGATGGTGCACCAGCTCTCCAAGAAAGAGGCCTCTCGCCATGCCATTATGCGCTCCCCCCAGATGGTGTCAGCCATTGTGAGGACCATGCAGAACACGAGTGATGTGGAGACTGCCCGTTGCACTGCCGGCACCTTGCACAACTTGTCCCACCACAGAGAGGGCCTTCTCGCCATCTTTAAGTCGGGAGGAATCCCTGCGCTTGTCAAAATGCTGGGGTAAGGGCACCAAAGCAAAGAAGTCAGGGTTTTTTTGAAAGCCTTGAGTAGAGCTGCTTGGAAACACAGGCACTTTAGTCTTGAGATTTTGTTGTCCTACTTGTACAGATTCTCCACTAAACTATATTACATGATTATGTTTTCAGATCCCCCGTGGACAGTGTGCTGTTCTATGCCATCACAACCCTGCACAACCTCCTGCTCCATCAGGAAGGTGCTAAAATGGCTGTCCGTCTAGCTGGAGGACTTCAGAAGATGGTGGCCCTGCTCAACAAAACCAACGTCAAATTCCTCGCCATCACCACAGACTGCTTACAGATCCTGGCATATGGCAACCAGGAGAGCAAGGCAAGTAATGCATTGGTCTTGCTAAATGGggaataaaaatacaaagatgtGTTAGTGACTTACTCATTCATCTCAACTCCTGCCACCACAGTTAATCATCCTGGCCAGTGGAGGACCTCAGGCTCTGGTCAACATCATGAGAACATACACGTATGAGAAACTGCTCTGGACCACAAGTCGTGTGCTCAAAGTATTGTCAGTCTGCTCCAGCAACAAACCTGCCATTGTTGAGGCTGGTACGTACTTGCTTGTGTCGTTAAAGTGTGCGTTCATGTATGTGATGTCAGTGTCTCATCTTTTGCTTCCTTGTGCATTTCAGGTGGTATGCAGGCTCTCGGCCTTCACTTGACAGATCCCAGCCAGCGTCTGGTTCAAAACTGCCTCTGGACCCTCAGAAACTTGTCGGATGCTGCCACAAAGCAGGTAAATGTTTGGAGTAAAACACAATGTGTAGCCTAGTTTTTGATGGAACTGCACTCGTTTTTAAGTTTAACACTTTCTCATGGATTGTAGGAAGGGATGGAAGGACTTCTTGGCACTCTAGTTCAGCTTCTTGCTTCTGATGACATCAATGTGGTCACCTGTGCTGCCGGCATACTATCCAACCTCACATGTAACAACTACAAGAACAAGATGATGGTTTGCCAAGTTGGTGGAATCGAGGCCCTAGTCCGCACTGTTCTCAGAGCTGGTGACAGAGAGGACATCACGGAGCCTGCCGTATGCGCGCTACGCCATCTTACCTCCAGACACCAAGATGCTGAGATGGCCCAGAATGCAGTGCGTCTTCACTATGGTCTGCCTGTTGTGGTCAAACTGCTGCACCCACCCTCACACTGGCCGTTAATTAAGGTGAGTGTGCTAGAttgtccagttttttttttttttttttttttttttttttttttttttgcattttatgatATGATTGCACATTCTAACGCAAGTCTTTCCACATTCCTGTAGGCCACAGTCGGTCTGATCCGTAATCTGGCGCTATGCCCTGCCAATCATGCGCCACTCCGTGAGCAGGGTGCAATTCCTCGATTGGTCCAACTGCTGGTGAGGGCACACCAGGACACCCAGAGACGCACATCAATGGGCGGCACACAGCAACAGTTTGtagtgagtgtttttttttttttttttttttttttttttttttttttttgttcttttgtaaTAGGAGTGTATTTGgggaaaaacaaatgttttatacTAATTGACTGATTTGTAATATTCAGGAGGGAGTTCGTATGGAGGAGATCGTGGAAGGCTGCACTGGAGCACTTCACATCCTGGCCAGAGATGTGCACAACAGAATCGTTATCCGGGGGCTCAACACCATCCCCTTATTTGTCCAAGTATGACTTTACTTTACCTAATCCCCTACCAAGTCAACATGCAAGATGGCTGCCATCTATAATCTTGTGAACCCTGCGATTTTATGAGTTTCTAAAGTGTATCTCTTGCTCTGTAGCTGCTTTATTCCCCCATTGAGAATATCCAGCGGGTAGCAGCAGGTGTGTTGTGCGAGCTGGCTCAGGATAAGGAGGCTGCAGAGGCCATTGAGGCTGAAGGAGCCACGGCCCCTCTCACAGAGCTGTTACACTCCAGAAATGAGGGAGTGGGTGAGTGACTGCCCCCTATTGACTTTCAAATACCAGCATTAcagcaaatttaaaaaaaaaaattatatcagtGTACATatctttttaaatttttcttgTGAATTGTGCTAGCAGCTAAAGGGTGGAAGGGGTCTAGGACACAAAAGCTTTCCATTTAATCTTACATCACTCATGTACTTCTCTATATAGCCACATATGCTGCAGCAGTGCTGTTCCGCATGTCTGAGGATAAGCCTCAGGACTACAAGAAACGTCTTTCTGTGGAACTTACCAGCTCTCTTTTCAGAACAGAGCCCATGTCCTGGAATGAGGTACACTTTCATCTGCACACTGATAGTGACCTATTACACACTATGATGCCATGTttatggagttttttttttttttttt encodes:
- the LOC125275369 gene encoding catenin beta-1-like: MATQSDLMELDMAMEQDRKAAVSHWQQQSYLDSGIHSGATTTAPSLSGKGNPEEEDLDNQVLYEWEQGFNQPFTPEQVADLDGQYAMTRAQRVRAAMFPETLDEGMQITSTQFDSAHPTNVQRLAEPSQMLKHAVVNLINYQDDAELATRAIPELTKLLNDEDQVVVNKAAVMVHQLSKKEASRHAIMRSPQMVSAIVRTMQNTSDVETARCTAGTLHNLSHHREGLLAIFKSGGIPALVKMLGSPVDSVLFYAITTLHNLLLHQEGAKMAVRLAGGLQKMVALLNKTNVKFLAITTDCLQILAYGNQESKLIILASGGPQALVNIMRTYTYEKLLWTTSRVLKVLSVCSSNKPAIVEAGGMQALGLHLTDPSQRLVQNCLWTLRNLSDAATKQEGMEGLLGTLVQLLASDDINVVTCAAGILSNLTCNNYKNKMMVCQVGGIEALVRTVLRAGDREDITEPAVCALRHLTSRHQDAEMAQNAVRLHYGLPVVVKLLHPPSHWPLIKATVGLIRNLALCPANHAPLREQGAIPRLVQLLVRAHQDTQRRTSMGGTQQQFVEGVRMEEIVEGCTGALHILARDVHNRIVIRGLNTIPLFVQLLYSPIENIQRVAAGVLCELAQDKEAAEAIEAEGATAPLTELLHSRNEGVATYAAAVLFRMSEDKPQDYKKRLSVELTSSLFRTEPMSWNETGDLGLDIGAQGEPLGYRTDDPSYRSFHSGYGQDGLGMDGMLEHEMGGHHPGAEYPVEGLPDLGHAQDLMDGLPPTDSNQLAWFDTDL